From Drosophila virilis strain 15010-1051.87 chromosome X, Dvir_AGI_RSII-ME, whole genome shotgun sequence, the proteins below share one genomic window:
- the LOC6631849 gene encoding probable phosphorylase b kinase regulatory subunit alpha isoform X1 — protein MRSRSNSGVRLDYYQRIVHRLILAHQEPVTGLFPASNVNSHAWIRDNVYCILAVWGLSMAYKKIADQDEDRAKCYELEQSCVKLMRGLLMAMMNQKDKVEKFKMTQSPYDSLHAKYSSKTGLPVVGDNEWGHLQIDAVSLYLLILAQMTASGLQIVFSLDEVSFLQNLVFYIESAYSIPDYGIWERGDKTNHGEPELNASSIGMAKAALEAMNELDLFGARGGPASVIHVLADEAHKCQAVLQSMLPRESNSKELDSGLLCVIGFPAFAVDDAQLIYNTREAILSRLQGKYGCKRFLRDGYRTPKEDPSRLYYERWELRMFENIECEWPLFFCYLILFHAFQNDKHMVQEYADKLEKIMVRSEDGTLLIPESYAVPQELVGFEYQKPGSQVREVVGRCPFLWGQSLFILGRLLQEGFLAVGELDPLNRRLGAQKKPDVVVQVVIIAEDNEIRDKLAEHDLHVQTIAEVAPIEVQPARVLSHLYTYLGRNRKLGLSGRKSRDVGILSTSKLYSLKDRIFAFTPQHIDYEEYYTTRDPDLLASNFTTNLGFLTNNWRHMLGRPTITLMATHYMLDQDKIPLAMIQTMRKLKSGYINGTRVMLGNLKDFLNTSAITDLSFLGSTEDGYPDRLHPDVQTYLDEHLLRSFSNRSTMNLRGGQLRPRHLRRRMSCKGAIKKTRSINVDSDNLGMEGPTPLTERRLSSIVPPPWLQANKQGHVSVFATTPEEGPSSPPQLGGDLGLRENIYPMDPQHSRSAIDRRSEFVRQQEITVPKILIQRHRPDTNFADTEVEELIAMLRETENLEEQGDILQYLVDTQGLDFNTAGLGLKHKTDDNAADLELDDVMLELSTAGGGGGAAGAGAGAGDGDGAKLPVPVVVPTVIIDATSPTASSGAKKDEDNANTAIVSVAAVTAAAAAGSNNSSSSSNNNNNNNSLNNNDSSQSEGMLEEGRVVTVRDLLKGLYEKACQQKLWGLVRHTAGMLGKRVEDLGKAVTDLLVRQKQVTVGMPPNNEHTITAPLPEVELRQLIHDAYGDDESTAMLTQELMVYLAMFIRTEPQLFHEMLRLRVGLIIQVMAKELSRTLNCGGEAASEHLLNLSPFEMKNLLYHILSGKEFAVSSVARGNLSIVSCKSSRVSKKSQIGLGDPEGEDALIATIDDRQGQWLRRRRLDGALNRVPRDFYSRVWTVLEKCQGLAIEGRVLQQSLTQEMTPGELKFALEVETALNQIPQPEYRQLVVEALMVLTLVTEHNMVPSLGGIIYVEHLVHKANQLFLEDQRKVQGDATLCCAKLKDGKEQQQAASGMLLCGGAAYICQHLYDSAPSGSYGTMTYLSRAVALVLDCVPKHGEMECAIS, from the exons ATGCGTTCGCGTAGCAATTCGGGCGTGCGCCTCGACTACTATCAGCGCATTGTGCATCGCCTAATATTGGCACATCAGGAGCCAGTGACCGGCCTGTTTCCCGCTTCGAATGTTAACTCGCATGCCTGGATACGGGATAATGTCTATTGCATTCTGGCTGTGTGGGGCTTGTCCATGGCCTACAAGAAGATTGCCGATCAGGATGAGGATCGGGCCAAGTGCTACGAGCTGGAGCAAAGCTGTGTCAAGTTGATGCGTGGTCTGCTCATGGCAATGATGAATCAAAAGGACAAGGTTGAGAAATTCAAAATGACCCAGAGTCCCTACGATTCGCTGCATGCCAAATACTCCAGCAAGACCGGGCTGCCTGTTGTCGGTGACAATGAATGGGGCCATTTGCAAATTGATGCGGTCTCCCTGTACCTGCTCATTCTAGCGCAAATGACCGCCTCCGGTCTGCAGATCGTCTTTTCATTGGACGAGGTCTCGTTCCTACAAAATCTGGTATTCTATATTGAGTCTGCCTACTCCATTCCTGACTATGGCATCTGGGAGCGGGGCGACAAGACCAATCATG GTGAGCCCGAGCTTAATGCCAGTTCCATCGGTATGGCTAAGGCCGCTCTAGAGGCCATGAATGAGCTAGATTTATTTGGAGCTCGCGGTGGACCTGCCAGCGTTATTCATGTCCTGGCTGATGAGGCGCACAAGTGTCAAGCTGTGCTGCAGTCGATGCTGCCCCGCGAGTCAAACAGCAAAGAGCTGGATTCGGGCCTGCTGTGCGTTATTGGCTTCCCGGCGTTTGCCGTTGATGATGCTCAACTAATATACAATACGCGGGAGGCAATATTGTCGCGCCTGCAGGGAAAGTATGGCTGCAAACGTTTTTTGCGCGATGGCTATCGCACACCCAAAGAGGATCCCTCGCGTCTCTATTACGAACGCTGGGAGTTGCGCATGTTCGAGAATATTGAATGCGAGTGGCCGCTCTTCTTTTGTTATCTGATACTGTTCCATGCATTTCAAAATGATAAGCACATGGTGCAGGAATATGCGGATAAATTGGAGAAGATAATGGTGCGCTCCGAGGATGGCACACTGCTGATACCCGAAAGCTATGCAGTGCCGCAAGAGTTGGTCGGCTTTGAATACCAAAAGCCCGGTTCGCAAGTACGTGAAGTTGTTGGCCGCTGCCCCTTCTTGTGGGGCCAGTCGCTCTTCATTTTGGGTCGCCTGCTACAAGAG GGCTTTTTGGCCGTGGGCGAGCTGGATCCGTTGAATCGCCGCCTGGGCGCCCAGAAAAAACCAGATGTTGTCGTCCAGGTGGTCATCATAGCCGAGGATAATGAAATACGCGACAAGCTGGCCGAGCACGATCTTCATGTGCAAACCATTGCCGAGGTCGCACCCATTGAGGTGCAACCGGCACGTGTGCTTAGCCATTTGTACACGTACTTGGGACGCAATCGGAAGCTGGGATTGAGTGGACGTAAATCGCGCGACGTTGGTATTCTGAGTACCAGCAAGCTGTACTCTCTCAAGGATCGCATATTTGCCTTTACGCCGCAG CATATCGACTATGAAGAATACTACACGACACGCGATCCCGATCTGCTCGCAAGCAATTTTACCACAAACTTAGGCTTCCTGACCAACAATTGGCGTCACATGTTGGGCAGACCGACAATCACATTAATGGCCACGCATTATATGCTAG ACCAGGACAAGATACCGCTGGCCATGATTCAGACGATGCGTAAGCTTAAGTCTGGCTATATAAATGGCACGCGCGTGATGCTGGGCAATCTGAAGGACTTTCTCAACACATCAGCCATTACGGACTTGAGCTTTTTGGGCAGCACCGAGGACGGCTATCCGGACCGGCTGCATCCAGACGTGCAGACCTATTTGGATGAGCATCTATTGCGTTCGTTCAGCAATCGCAGCACCATGAATTTGCGCGGCGGACAGCTGCGTCCGCGTCATCTGCGTCGGCGCATGTCCTGCAAGGGCGCCATTAAGAAGACCCGTTCCATCAACGTGGACT CCGACAATTTGGGCATGGAGGGCCCCACACCACTAACCGAGCGCCGTCTCTCCTCGATTGTGCCGCCGCCCTGGCTGCAGGCCAACAAGCAGGGCCATGTCAGCGTTTTTGCCACCACGCCCGAGGAGGGGCCCAGCTCGCCGCCGCAGCTGGGCGGCGATCTGGGGCTGCGCGAGAACATCTACCCCATGGATCCGCAGCACAGCCGTTCGGCCATCGATCGCCGCAGCGAATTTGTGCGCCAGCAAGAGA TAACAGTGCCCAAAATTCTCATCCAACGGCATCGTCCGGACACAAACTTTGCGGACACAGAGGTGGAGGAGCTGATCGCCATGCTGCGCGAAACGGAGAATCTCGAGGAGCAGGGCGACATCTTGCAGTACCTGGTGGATACTCAAGGCCTGGACTTCAATACAG CGGGTCTGGGCTTAAAGCACAAAACCGATGATAATGCAGCTG aTCTCGAGCTCGACGATGTGATGCTCGAGCTGTCAactgctggtggtggtggtggtgctgctggtgccggtgctggtgctggtgatGGTGATGGGGCCAAGCTGCCTGTACCCGTGGTGGTGCCCACAGTGATCATCGATGCCACTTCACCCACAGCGAGCAGCGGCGCTAAGAAGGACGAGGACAATGCCAACACGGCCATCGTTTCAGTTGCCGCCgtcaccgccgccgccgccgccggctccaataacagcagcagcagcagcaacaacaacaacaacaacaacagcttgaATAACAACGATTCTTCTCAATCTGAAGGCATGCTGGAGGAGGGACGCGTTGTGACGGTTAGGGATCTACTGAAGGGCCTATACGAGAAGGCCTGTCAGCAGAAGCTTTGGGGCCTGGTGCGCCACACCGCCGGCATGCTTGGCAAGCGTGTCGAGGATTTGGGCAAGGCCGTCACCGATCTGCTGGTGCGCCAAAAGCAAGTCACCGTCGGCATGCCGCCTAACAATGAGCACACCATAACGGCACCGCTGCCCGAggttgagctgcgtcagctaATACACGAT GCCTATGGCGATGACGAGAGTACGGCTATGCTGACACAGGAGTTGATGGTTTATCTTGCCATGTTCATACGCACCGAACCGCAACTGTTCCACGAAATGTTGCGCCTGCGCGTGGGCCTTATTATTCAGGTAATGGCCAAGGAGCTATCGCGCACGCTTAACTGTGGCGGCGAGGCCGCTTCGGAGCATCTACTTAACCTGTCGCCCTTCGAGATGAAGAATTTGCTCTATCACATACTCAGCGGCAAAGAGTTTGCCGTCAGCAGTG TGGCACGCGGCAATCTGTCCATTGTGAGCTGCAAGTCGAGTCGCGTCAGCAAGAAGAGCCAAATCGGTCTGGGCGATCCGGAGGGCGAGGATGCCCTAATAGCGACCATCGATGACCGTCAGGGTCAGTGGCTACGTCGCCGACGACTCGATGGGGCCTTAAATCGTGTTCCACGCGATTTTTACTCGCGCGTCTGGACCGTGCTTGAGAAGTGCCAGGGCTTGGCCATTGAGGGACGCGTGCTGCAGCAAAGCCTTACCCAGGAGATGACACCGGGCGAGCTGAAATTTGCCTTAGAAGTAGAAACGGCACTCAATCAAATACCACAGCCCGAGTACAGGCAGCTGGTGGTCGAGGCGCTCATGGTGCTGACCCTAGTAACCGAACACAATATGGTGCCCTCATTGGGCGGTATTATCTATGTGGAGCATCTCGTGCATAAGGCTAATCAATTGTTTCTGGAGGACCAACGTAAGGTGCAGGGTGATGCGACGCTGTGCTGTGCCAAGCTCAAGGATGgcaaagagcagcagcaggctgcCTCGGGCATGTTACTCTGTGGAGGCGCCGCCTACATATGCCAACATCTCTATGACAG TGCTCCTAGCGGCAGCTATGGTACCATGACATACTTGTCGCGCGCCGTCGCCCTGGTGCTGGACTGCGTGCCTAAGCATGGCGAAATGGAATGCGCAATCTCCTAA
- the LOC6631849 gene encoding probable phosphorylase b kinase regulatory subunit alpha isoform X3: MRSRSNSGVRLDYYQRIVHRLILAHQEPVTGLFPASNVNSHAWIRDNVYCILAVWGLSMAYKKIADQDEDRAKCYELEQSCVKLMRGLLMAMMNQKDKVEKFKMTQSPYDSLHAKYSSKTGLPVVGDNEWGHLQIDAVSLYLLILAQMTASGLQIVFSLDEVSFLQNLVFYIESAYSIPDYGIWERGDKTNHGEPELNASSIGMAKAALEAMNELDLFGARGGPASVIHVLADEAHKCQAVLQSMLPRESNSKELDSGLLCVIGFPAFAVDDAQLIYNTREAILSRLQGKYGCKRFLRDGYRTPKEDPSRLYYERWELRMFENIECEWPLFFCYLILFHAFQNDKHMVQEYADKLEKIMVRSEDGTLLIPESYAVPQELVGFEYQKPGSQVREVVGRCPFLWGQSLFILGRLLQEGFLAVGELDPLNRRLGAQKKPDVVVQVVIIAEDNEIRDKLAEHDLHVQTIAEVAPIEVQPARVLSHLYTYLGRNRKLGLSGRKSRDVGILSTSKLYSLKDRIFAFTPQHIDYEEYYTTRDPDLLASNFTTNLGFLTNNWRHMLGRPTITLMATHYMLDQDKIPLAMIQTMRKLKSGYINGTRVMLGNLKDFLNTSAITDLSFLGSTEDGYPDRLHPDVQTYLDEHLLRSFSNRSTMNLRGGQLRPRHLRRRMSCKGAIKKTRSINVDSDNLGMEGPTPLTERRLSSIVPPPWLQANKQGHVSVFATTPEEGPSSPPQLGGDLGLRENIYPMDPQHSRSAIDRRSEFVRQQEMPKILIQRHRPDTNFADTEVEELIAMLRETENLEEQGDILQYLVDTQGLDFNTAGLGLKHKTDDNAADLELDDVMLELSTAGGGGGAAGAGAGAGDGDGAKLPVPVVVPTVIIDATSPTASSGAKKDEDNANTAIVSVAAVTAAAAAGSNNSSSSSNNNNNNNSLNNNDSSQSEGMLEEGRVVTVRDLLKGLYEKACQQKLWGLVRHTAGMLGKRVEDLGKAVTDLLVRQKQVTVGMPPNNEHTITAPLPEVELRQLIHDAYGDDESTAMLTQELMVYLAMFIRTEPQLFHEMLRLRVGLIIQVMAKELSRTLNCGGEAASEHLLNLSPFEMKNLLYHILSGKEFAVSSVARGNLSIVSCKSSRVSKKSQIGLGDPEGEDALIATIDDRQGQWLRRRRLDGALNRVPRDFYSRVWTVLEKCQGLAIEGRVLQQSLTQEMTPGELKFALEVETALNQIPQPEYRQLVVEALMVLTLVTEHNMVPSLGGIIYVEHLVHKANQLFLEDQRKVQGDATLCCAKLKDGKEQQQAASGMLLCGGAAYICQHLYDSAPSGSYGTMTYLSRAVALVLDCVPKHGEMECAIS, from the exons ATGCGTTCGCGTAGCAATTCGGGCGTGCGCCTCGACTACTATCAGCGCATTGTGCATCGCCTAATATTGGCACATCAGGAGCCAGTGACCGGCCTGTTTCCCGCTTCGAATGTTAACTCGCATGCCTGGATACGGGATAATGTCTATTGCATTCTGGCTGTGTGGGGCTTGTCCATGGCCTACAAGAAGATTGCCGATCAGGATGAGGATCGGGCCAAGTGCTACGAGCTGGAGCAAAGCTGTGTCAAGTTGATGCGTGGTCTGCTCATGGCAATGATGAATCAAAAGGACAAGGTTGAGAAATTCAAAATGACCCAGAGTCCCTACGATTCGCTGCATGCCAAATACTCCAGCAAGACCGGGCTGCCTGTTGTCGGTGACAATGAATGGGGCCATTTGCAAATTGATGCGGTCTCCCTGTACCTGCTCATTCTAGCGCAAATGACCGCCTCCGGTCTGCAGATCGTCTTTTCATTGGACGAGGTCTCGTTCCTACAAAATCTGGTATTCTATATTGAGTCTGCCTACTCCATTCCTGACTATGGCATCTGGGAGCGGGGCGACAAGACCAATCATG GTGAGCCCGAGCTTAATGCCAGTTCCATCGGTATGGCTAAGGCCGCTCTAGAGGCCATGAATGAGCTAGATTTATTTGGAGCTCGCGGTGGACCTGCCAGCGTTATTCATGTCCTGGCTGATGAGGCGCACAAGTGTCAAGCTGTGCTGCAGTCGATGCTGCCCCGCGAGTCAAACAGCAAAGAGCTGGATTCGGGCCTGCTGTGCGTTATTGGCTTCCCGGCGTTTGCCGTTGATGATGCTCAACTAATATACAATACGCGGGAGGCAATATTGTCGCGCCTGCAGGGAAAGTATGGCTGCAAACGTTTTTTGCGCGATGGCTATCGCACACCCAAAGAGGATCCCTCGCGTCTCTATTACGAACGCTGGGAGTTGCGCATGTTCGAGAATATTGAATGCGAGTGGCCGCTCTTCTTTTGTTATCTGATACTGTTCCATGCATTTCAAAATGATAAGCACATGGTGCAGGAATATGCGGATAAATTGGAGAAGATAATGGTGCGCTCCGAGGATGGCACACTGCTGATACCCGAAAGCTATGCAGTGCCGCAAGAGTTGGTCGGCTTTGAATACCAAAAGCCCGGTTCGCAAGTACGTGAAGTTGTTGGCCGCTGCCCCTTCTTGTGGGGCCAGTCGCTCTTCATTTTGGGTCGCCTGCTACAAGAG GGCTTTTTGGCCGTGGGCGAGCTGGATCCGTTGAATCGCCGCCTGGGCGCCCAGAAAAAACCAGATGTTGTCGTCCAGGTGGTCATCATAGCCGAGGATAATGAAATACGCGACAAGCTGGCCGAGCACGATCTTCATGTGCAAACCATTGCCGAGGTCGCACCCATTGAGGTGCAACCGGCACGTGTGCTTAGCCATTTGTACACGTACTTGGGACGCAATCGGAAGCTGGGATTGAGTGGACGTAAATCGCGCGACGTTGGTATTCTGAGTACCAGCAAGCTGTACTCTCTCAAGGATCGCATATTTGCCTTTACGCCGCAG CATATCGACTATGAAGAATACTACACGACACGCGATCCCGATCTGCTCGCAAGCAATTTTACCACAAACTTAGGCTTCCTGACCAACAATTGGCGTCACATGTTGGGCAGACCGACAATCACATTAATGGCCACGCATTATATGCTAG ACCAGGACAAGATACCGCTGGCCATGATTCAGACGATGCGTAAGCTTAAGTCTGGCTATATAAATGGCACGCGCGTGATGCTGGGCAATCTGAAGGACTTTCTCAACACATCAGCCATTACGGACTTGAGCTTTTTGGGCAGCACCGAGGACGGCTATCCGGACCGGCTGCATCCAGACGTGCAGACCTATTTGGATGAGCATCTATTGCGTTCGTTCAGCAATCGCAGCACCATGAATTTGCGCGGCGGACAGCTGCGTCCGCGTCATCTGCGTCGGCGCATGTCCTGCAAGGGCGCCATTAAGAAGACCCGTTCCATCAACGTGGACT CCGACAATTTGGGCATGGAGGGCCCCACACCACTAACCGAGCGCCGTCTCTCCTCGATTGTGCCGCCGCCCTGGCTGCAGGCCAACAAGCAGGGCCATGTCAGCGTTTTTGCCACCACGCCCGAGGAGGGGCCCAGCTCGCCGCCGCAGCTGGGCGGCGATCTGGGGCTGCGCGAGAACATCTACCCCATGGATCCGCAGCACAGCCGTTCGGCCATCGATCGCCGCAGCGAATTTGTGCGCCAGCAAGAGA TGCCCAAAATTCTCATCCAACGGCATCGTCCGGACACAAACTTTGCGGACACAGAGGTGGAGGAGCTGATCGCCATGCTGCGCGAAACGGAGAATCTCGAGGAGCAGGGCGACATCTTGCAGTACCTGGTGGATACTCAAGGCCTGGACTTCAATACAG CGGGTCTGGGCTTAAAGCACAAAACCGATGATAATGCAGCTG aTCTCGAGCTCGACGATGTGATGCTCGAGCTGTCAactgctggtggtggtggtggtgctgctggtgccggtgctggtgctggtgatGGTGATGGGGCCAAGCTGCCTGTACCCGTGGTGGTGCCCACAGTGATCATCGATGCCACTTCACCCACAGCGAGCAGCGGCGCTAAGAAGGACGAGGACAATGCCAACACGGCCATCGTTTCAGTTGCCGCCgtcaccgccgccgccgccgccggctccaataacagcagcagcagcagcaacaacaacaacaacaacaacagcttgaATAACAACGATTCTTCTCAATCTGAAGGCATGCTGGAGGAGGGACGCGTTGTGACGGTTAGGGATCTACTGAAGGGCCTATACGAGAAGGCCTGTCAGCAGAAGCTTTGGGGCCTGGTGCGCCACACCGCCGGCATGCTTGGCAAGCGTGTCGAGGATTTGGGCAAGGCCGTCACCGATCTGCTGGTGCGCCAAAAGCAAGTCACCGTCGGCATGCCGCCTAACAATGAGCACACCATAACGGCACCGCTGCCCGAggttgagctgcgtcagctaATACACGAT GCCTATGGCGATGACGAGAGTACGGCTATGCTGACACAGGAGTTGATGGTTTATCTTGCCATGTTCATACGCACCGAACCGCAACTGTTCCACGAAATGTTGCGCCTGCGCGTGGGCCTTATTATTCAGGTAATGGCCAAGGAGCTATCGCGCACGCTTAACTGTGGCGGCGAGGCCGCTTCGGAGCATCTACTTAACCTGTCGCCCTTCGAGATGAAGAATTTGCTCTATCACATACTCAGCGGCAAAGAGTTTGCCGTCAGCAGTG TGGCACGCGGCAATCTGTCCATTGTGAGCTGCAAGTCGAGTCGCGTCAGCAAGAAGAGCCAAATCGGTCTGGGCGATCCGGAGGGCGAGGATGCCCTAATAGCGACCATCGATGACCGTCAGGGTCAGTGGCTACGTCGCCGACGACTCGATGGGGCCTTAAATCGTGTTCCACGCGATTTTTACTCGCGCGTCTGGACCGTGCTTGAGAAGTGCCAGGGCTTGGCCATTGAGGGACGCGTGCTGCAGCAAAGCCTTACCCAGGAGATGACACCGGGCGAGCTGAAATTTGCCTTAGAAGTAGAAACGGCACTCAATCAAATACCACAGCCCGAGTACAGGCAGCTGGTGGTCGAGGCGCTCATGGTGCTGACCCTAGTAACCGAACACAATATGGTGCCCTCATTGGGCGGTATTATCTATGTGGAGCATCTCGTGCATAAGGCTAATCAATTGTTTCTGGAGGACCAACGTAAGGTGCAGGGTGATGCGACGCTGTGCTGTGCCAAGCTCAAGGATGgcaaagagcagcagcaggctgcCTCGGGCATGTTACTCTGTGGAGGCGCCGCCTACATATGCCAACATCTCTATGACAG TGCTCCTAGCGGCAGCTATGGTACCATGACATACTTGTCGCGCGCCGTCGCCCTGGTGCTGGACTGCGTGCCTAAGCATGGCGAAATGGAATGCGCAATCTCCTAA